The following are encoded in a window of Arthrobacter antioxidans genomic DNA:
- a CDS encoding aldo/keto reductase: MMTYRRLGSSGLSVSTVGLGCNNLGRAGTTSESQEGTDAVVHAAIDAGITLFDVADMYGRAPGVSEVQLGKALGGRRDDVVLATKFGLDMDGVNGPDWGARGSRRYIIRAVEASLRRLGTEWIDLYQYHAPDPLTPIEETLAALDDLVTSGKVRYLGHSNFAGWQIAEAEFTARSGGYTPFISAQNPYNLLDRRLEREVVPAVEAYGLGVLPYFPLANGLLTGKYRRNEVPARSRFTHSRKNVLETADWDQLEAFGAFAAERDVTEVQVAFSWLAAQPSVGSVIAGATSSEQVRQNAAAADWTPSDDDLAALDAIFPRPAA, encoded by the coding sequence ATGATGACCTATCGCAGACTGGGCTCCTCGGGGCTCAGCGTCTCCACCGTCGGGCTCGGCTGCAACAACCTGGGCCGGGCCGGCACCACCTCCGAGTCGCAGGAGGGTACCGACGCCGTCGTGCATGCGGCGATCGACGCCGGGATCACCCTGTTCGACGTCGCCGACATGTACGGCAGGGCGCCCGGTGTCAGCGAGGTGCAGCTCGGCAAGGCCCTCGGCGGCCGGCGCGACGACGTCGTCCTCGCCACGAAGTTCGGCCTCGACATGGACGGCGTCAACGGGCCCGACTGGGGCGCCCGCGGCTCCCGCCGCTACATCATCCGTGCGGTCGAGGCCTCCCTGAGGCGCCTCGGCACCGAGTGGATCGACCTGTACCAGTACCACGCGCCGGACCCGCTGACGCCCATCGAGGAGACCCTCGCTGCCCTCGACGACCTCGTGACGAGCGGCAAGGTGCGCTACCTCGGGCACTCCAACTTCGCAGGCTGGCAGATCGCCGAGGCCGAGTTCACGGCACGCAGCGGCGGCTACACGCCGTTCATCTCCGCGCAGAACCCCTACAACCTGCTGGACCGTCGCCTCGAACGCGAGGTGGTCCCCGCCGTCGAGGCCTACGGGCTGGGCGTCCTGCCGTACTTCCCGCTCGCCAACGGACTGCTCACCGGCAAGTACCGGCGCAACGAGGTCCCCGCCCGGAGCAGGTTCACCCACTCACGCAAGAACGTGCTGGAGACCGCGGACTGGGACCAGCTCGAGGCCTTCGGCGCGTTCGCGGCCGAACGGGATGTCACCGAGGTCCAGGTGGCCTTCTCGTGGCTCGCCGCTCAGCCGTCCGTCGGGTCCGTGATCGCCGGTGCCACGTCGTCCGAACAGGTGCGGCAGAACGCGGCGGCGGCCGACTGGACGCCGTCGGACGACGACCTCGCCGCACTGGACGCGATCTTCCCGCGCCCGGCGGCCTGA
- a CDS encoding SDR family oxidoreductase yields the protein MTILILGGAGRTGARIHHRLTTRGVPTRLASRRTGFDWHHPETWPAALEGMSAAYVCFSPDLALPGVPGKMEAFGRLAARSGLERLVLLSGRGEEGARASETALRAGGVPTTVLRCSWFQQNFSEHFLTGPVRRGSLRLPAPDVPEAFVDLDDVADAAVRALTRTVPRDAVYELSGPELLTFTDVVAVLSGVCGRGIAFEPVDVPTFVADLAVDGIPREDAEPLAYLFTEILDGRNASLGDGIEQLLGRRASPFSSYARVAAETGVWA from the coding sequence ATGACAATCCTTATCCTCGGCGGCGCAGGCCGCACCGGAGCACGCATCCACCACCGGCTCACTACCCGCGGAGTGCCGACGCGACTCGCTTCACGCCGGACCGGGTTCGACTGGCACCACCCGGAGACATGGCCTGCTGCGCTGGAGGGGATGTCAGCCGCATATGTGTGTTTCAGCCCTGATCTGGCACTCCCCGGGGTACCCGGGAAAATGGAGGCATTCGGGCGGCTCGCTGCACGATCGGGCCTCGAGCGACTGGTCCTGCTCTCGGGCCGGGGCGAGGAAGGCGCCAGGGCGAGCGAAACCGCCCTGCGTGCCGGGGGCGTGCCGACGACCGTGCTGCGCTGTTCATGGTTCCAACAGAACTTCTCCGAACATTTCCTCACCGGCCCGGTCCGTCGCGGCAGCCTGCGGTTGCCGGCCCCCGACGTACCTGAGGCATTTGTCGACCTCGATGATGTGGCGGACGCTGCGGTTCGCGCACTGACGCGTACGGTGCCGCGCGACGCTGTTTACGAATTGTCCGGGCCGGAGCTATTGACGTTCACCGATGTGGTAGCCGTCCTCAGCGGCGTCTGTGGTCGAGGCATAGCTTTCGAGCCTGTTGATGTACCGACCTTTGTTGCCGATCTCGCCGTGGACGGTATCCCTCGGGAGGACGCCGAGCCACTCGCCTACCTCTTCACTGAGATTCTCGATGGCAGGAACGCGTCTCTCGGCGACGGCATCGAACAACTCCTGGGCAGACGGGCCTCACCTTTCAGCTCCTACGCTCGTGTAGCGGCCGAGACGGGAGTCTGGGCGTGA
- the ndk gene encoding nucleoside-diphosphate kinase: MSVERTLVLVKPDGVSRGLTGTILSRVEAKGYTIAELKRVHATRELLEEHYAEHVGKPFYEPLVEFMLSGPIVAAVFEGERVIEGFRSVAGTTDPTTAAPGTIRGDFGRDWGLKVQQNLVHGSDSAESAEREIGIWFA, from the coding sequence ATGAGCGTTGAGCGCACCCTTGTCCTCGTCAAGCCCGACGGCGTGTCCCGCGGCCTGACGGGCACCATCCTGTCCCGTGTCGAGGCGAAGGGCTACACCATCGCCGAACTGAAGCGCGTGCACGCCACCCGCGAGCTGCTCGAGGAGCACTACGCCGAGCACGTCGGGAAGCCCTTCTACGAGCCGCTCGTCGAATTCATGCTGAGCGGCCCGATCGTCGCGGCCGTCTTCGAGGGTGAGCGCGTCATCGAGGGGTTCCGCTCGGTGGCGGGGACCACGGACCCGACGACGGCGGCGCCCGGCACCATCCGCGGCGACTTCGGGCGCGACTGGGGCCTGAAGGTCCAGCAGAACCTCGTGCACGGCTCCGACTCGGCGGAGTCCGCCGAGCGGGAGATCGGCATCTGGTTCGCCTGA
- a CDS encoding TetR/AcrR family transcriptional regulator translates to MARPKSLNRSSRAKLLTEAEKLFAARGFSSVKLRDIAVASGLHHASIYHYFPGGKEQIYVDVMTASFHEHRRGLEEAVATAPSGVREPLYAVADWFTSHPPVDVARMALADFPALHSAAADELAELAYDSLRGPIAAALNAARDAPSEALSITDPDQAAMALVSLVQSVHSVPARYLPTLQARTELGRGFVDMLLDGWIRREQK, encoded by the coding sequence ATGGCACGGCCGAAGAGCCTGAACAGGTCTTCCCGCGCAAAGTTGCTCACCGAAGCGGAGAAACTGTTTGCAGCCCGGGGATTCTCATCCGTCAAGCTGAGGGATATCGCGGTGGCCTCGGGCCTGCATCACGCGTCGATCTACCACTACTTCCCGGGCGGCAAGGAACAGATCTACGTCGACGTGATGACAGCCAGCTTCCACGAACATCGCCGGGGGCTCGAGGAGGCCGTTGCGACTGCTCCGTCAGGGGTCCGGGAGCCGCTCTACGCCGTGGCGGATTGGTTCACCTCCCACCCCCCGGTGGATGTGGCGCGGATGGCTTTGGCGGATTTCCCCGCCCTGCATTCAGCCGCCGCAGACGAGCTCGCCGAGCTAGCATACGACTCGCTCCGGGGACCCATCGCGGCCGCCCTCAATGCGGCGCGAGACGCACCATCCGAGGCGCTGTCGATCACGGACCCGGATCAGGCAGCGATGGCCCTGGTGTCCCTCGTGCAGAGCGTCCACTCCGTGCCGGCCCGGTATCTGCCGACCCTCCAAGCGAGAACGGAGCTTGGCCGCGGTTTCGTGGACATGCTCCTCGACGGATGGATACGAAGGGAGCAGAAATGA
- a CDS encoding DUF4233 domain-containing protein, which yields MARRMTKAQREWRPGMPKKRRSTKVLFASTVLFLEAFVVFFATLAVFGLRRDEISPVLILTTGLLLSVVLVLTCAVLTKKWGIALGWVLQLVLIAGGFLEPVMFVVGLAFALTWLYGIRQGIRVDRENVERDRLQAEWEKANPEEQGL from the coding sequence ATGGCACGACGCATGACGAAGGCGCAGCGCGAGTGGCGGCCCGGCATGCCGAAGAAGCGGCGGTCCACCAAGGTCCTGTTCGCCTCGACGGTCCTCTTCCTCGAGGCGTTCGTGGTGTTCTTCGCGACGCTCGCGGTGTTCGGCCTGCGCCGCGACGAGATCTCGCCGGTCCTCATCCTGACCACAGGGCTCCTCCTCAGTGTGGTGCTGGTGCTCACCTGCGCCGTCCTGACGAAGAAGTGGGGCATCGCGCTCGGCTGGGTCCTCCAGCTCGTCCTCATCGCCGGGGGCTTCCTGGAACCCGTGATGTTCGTCGTCGGCCTGGCCTTCGCCCTCACCTGGCTGTACGGGATCCGGCAGGGCATCCGCGTGGACCGCGAGAACGTGGAGCGGGACCGGCTGCAGGCGGAATGGGAGAAGGCGAACCCCGAGGAGCAGGGGCTTTAG
- a CDS encoding 3-hydroxyacyl-CoA dehydrogenase NAD-binding domain-containing protein produces MSFERYDELAALVPTEIVTHSYVQDVTLPEGAGVLALITLDNDLDHSKPTTLGPNTLIEFGRTLEGLKERAARGEISAVAVTGKPYFLVAGADLSTVKSVRSEHLGRLMAELGHEAYDLLADLGVPSFAFINGVALGGGLEIALAATYRTVSSGANGIGLPEAFIGLVPGWGGVYRLPRLIGPANAVKVMIENPLSNNRSLDGRTAYELGIADALFEPADYIEQSLLWAARVINGGEAADAVEQRRAGLARYDDATWTGAVAAGRRFVEAKTSNAAPAPSRVLDLLEAGLTLSRKESAAAECTALAELMQTPEFHATVYAFLDLVQKRGKRPAGAPDRKLARPVSKVGVVGAGLMASQLALLFARQLRVPVVLTDIDQARVDKGVAYVHAEIDKMLERKRLTQDAANRTRALVTGSVSKDVFADADFVIEAVFEEMSVKKQVFAEVEAVVSPECILATNTSSLSVAEMAADLVHPERVVGFHFFNPVAAMPLLEVVRAPKTDDTVLSTAFVLAKGLKKNAVLVQDAPAFVVNRILGRMFGEITAVFDEGTDAETADNALRPMGMPMTPFRLLALVGLPVGQHVQESLHTAFGDRFHVSANQQKLIDAGVKGLWEKQEDGSSVVPEQTLALMERGDSPSSSDEVLRRTQDALADEIGRMLDEGVVAAPEDIDLCMIMGAGWPMHLGGITPYLDRVGASERVNGKRFHQA; encoded by the coding sequence ATGAGCTTCGAACGCTACGACGAACTGGCCGCGCTGGTTCCCACCGAGATCGTCACCCACTCCTACGTCCAGGACGTCACGCTGCCCGAGGGGGCCGGGGTGCTCGCACTCATCACCCTCGACAACGACCTCGACCACTCGAAGCCCACGACGCTCGGACCCAACACCCTGATCGAATTCGGCCGCACCCTCGAGGGCCTGAAGGAACGCGCGGCGCGCGGCGAGATCTCGGCCGTCGCCGTGACCGGCAAGCCGTATTTCCTCGTCGCGGGCGCCGACCTCAGCACGGTCAAGAGCGTCAGGTCCGAGCACCTCGGCCGCCTGATGGCCGAGCTCGGCCATGAGGCGTACGACCTCCTCGCCGACCTGGGCGTCCCGAGCTTCGCCTTCATCAACGGCGTGGCCCTGGGCGGCGGCCTGGAGATCGCCCTCGCGGCGACGTACCGCACCGTGTCCTCGGGTGCCAACGGCATCGGCCTGCCCGAGGCCTTCATCGGTCTCGTCCCGGGCTGGGGCGGCGTCTACCGCCTCCCCCGCCTCATCGGCCCCGCCAACGCGGTAAAGGTCATGATCGAGAACCCGCTCAGCAACAACCGGAGCCTGGACGGCCGCACCGCGTACGAGCTGGGCATCGCGGACGCCCTCTTCGAGCCCGCCGACTACATCGAGCAGTCCCTGCTCTGGGCTGCGCGGGTGATCAACGGCGGCGAGGCCGCGGACGCCGTCGAGCAGCGGCGTGCCGGGCTCGCCCGGTACGACGACGCCACATGGACCGGCGCCGTCGCGGCGGGCCGCCGGTTCGTCGAGGCGAAGACCAGCAACGCCGCTCCGGCGCCGTCGCGGGTGCTCGACCTGCTCGAAGCGGGCCTCACGCTGTCCCGGAAGGAGTCGGCGGCTGCGGAGTGCACGGCCCTCGCCGAACTCATGCAGACGCCCGAGTTCCATGCCACGGTCTACGCCTTCCTGGACCTCGTGCAGAAGCGTGGCAAGCGCCCCGCCGGCGCTCCGGACAGGAAGCTTGCCCGCCCGGTCTCGAAGGTCGGCGTCGTGGGTGCCGGGCTCATGGCGAGCCAGCTCGCGCTGCTGTTCGCCCGGCAGCTCAGGGTGCCGGTGGTCCTCACGGACATCGACCAGGCCAGGGTGGACAAGGGCGTCGCGTACGTCCACGCCGAGATCGACAAGATGCTCGAGCGGAAGCGCCTGACACAGGACGCCGCGAACCGCACCAGGGCACTCGTCACCGGCTCCGTGTCGAAGGACGTCTTCGCGGACGCCGACTTCGTGATCGAGGCGGTCTTCGAGGAGATGTCGGTCAAGAAGCAGGTCTTCGCGGAGGTCGAGGCCGTCGTCTCGCCCGAGTGCATCCTCGCGACCAACACGTCCTCACTGTCCGTGGCCGAGATGGCTGCGGACCTCGTGCACCCCGAACGCGTGGTCGGCTTCCACTTCTTCAACCCGGTGGCGGCCATGCCGCTGCTCGAGGTGGTCCGCGCACCGAAGACGGACGACACCGTGCTCTCGACCGCCTTCGTCCTCGCGAAGGGCCTGAAGAAGAACGCCGTCCTCGTGCAGGATGCGCCGGCGTTCGTGGTCAACCGCATCCTCGGCCGCATGTTCGGTGAGATCACCGCGGTCTTCGATGAGGGGACGGACGCGGAGACCGCGGACAACGCCCTCCGGCCCATGGGCATGCCCATGACGCCGTTCCGGCTGCTCGCCCTCGTGGGCCTGCCGGTCGGGCAGCACGTGCAGGAGTCGCTGCACACCGCCTTCGGCGACCGCTTCCACGTCTCGGCGAACCAGCAGAAGCTGATCGACGCCGGAGTGAAGGGTCTGTGGGAGAAGCAGGAGGACGGTTCCTCGGTGGTGCCCGAGCAGACGCTGGCGCTCATGGAACGCGGGGACAGCCCGTCGTCCTCGGACGAGGTGCTGCGCCGCACGCAGGACGCCCTGGCGGACGAGATCGGGCGCATGCTCGACGAGGGCGTCGTCGCGGCTCCCGAGGACATCGACCTCTGCATGATCATGGGTGCCGGCTGGCCCATGCACCTGGGCGGTATCACCCCCTATCTGGACCGCGTCGGTGCGTCCGAGCGCGTCAACGGGAAGCGGTTCCACCAGGCCTGA
- a CDS encoding thiolase family protein — translation MSLETGTTPTPTGRTSRASRAVRDVVFVDGVRTPFGKAGDKGIYAGMRADDLVVKCIRDLLRRNPSLPPERIDDVAIAATTQTGDQGLTIGRTAALLAGLPRTVPGFAIDRMCAGAMTAVTTTASGIAFGAYDVVIAGGVEHMGNHPMGADADPNPRFMSERIVDPAALNMGNTAENLHDRFPDITKDRTDAYAVRSQQKLAAAYAEGHIQPDLVPVAGKKPGAGWTLNSVDEPPRPGTTVEDLATLRTPFRAHGRVTAGNAAGLNDGATAALLASADAAAELGLPVRMRLVAYAFAGVEPEVMGIGPVPATEKALRQAGLDITDVGLFEINEAFAVQVLSFLDHFGIDDDDPRVNRYGGAIAVGHPLASSGVRLMNQLARQFEEDPSVRYGMTTMCIGLGMGATVIWENPHHEHYGQDAA, via the coding sequence GTGAGCCTAGAAACCGGGACCACGCCCACACCCACGGGCAGAACGTCGCGCGCGTCACGCGCCGTCCGCGACGTCGTCTTCGTCGACGGCGTCCGGACGCCCTTCGGCAAGGCCGGCGACAAGGGCATCTATGCCGGCATGCGGGCCGACGACCTCGTGGTGAAGTGCATCCGCGACCTCCTGCGCCGCAACCCGTCCCTGCCGCCCGAGCGCATCGACGACGTCGCGATCGCGGCCACCACCCAGACGGGCGACCAGGGCCTGACGATCGGCCGCACCGCGGCCCTCCTGGCGGGCCTCCCCCGCACCGTCCCCGGCTTCGCGATCGACCGCATGTGCGCGGGCGCCATGACGGCCGTGACCACCACGGCGTCCGGCATCGCGTTCGGCGCGTACGACGTCGTCATCGCCGGCGGTGTCGAGCACATGGGCAACCACCCGATGGGCGCCGACGCGGACCCGAACCCCCGCTTCATGTCGGAGCGCATCGTCGACCCGGCGGCCCTGAACATGGGCAACACCGCCGAGAACCTCCACGACCGCTTCCCGGACATCACGAAGGACCGCACGGACGCGTACGCCGTGCGGAGCCAGCAGAAGCTCGCCGCGGCCTACGCGGAAGGGCACATCCAGCCCGATCTCGTGCCGGTCGCGGGGAAGAAGCCCGGTGCGGGATGGACCCTCAACAGTGTCGACGAACCTCCGCGCCCCGGCACCACCGTCGAGGACCTCGCGACGCTGCGCACACCGTTCCGCGCCCATGGGCGCGTCACCGCAGGCAATGCCGCCGGGCTGAACGACGGCGCCACCGCGGCCCTGCTCGCCTCCGCCGACGCGGCAGCGGAACTGGGCCTCCCGGTCCGCATGCGCCTGGTGGCCTACGCCTTCGCCGGCGTCGAACCGGAGGTCATGGGCATCGGGCCCGTCCCCGCCACGGAGAAGGCGCTACGGCAGGCCGGCCTGGACATCACCGACGTCGGGCTCTTCGAGATCAACGAGGCCTTCGCCGTCCAGGTCCTGAGCTTCCTCGACCACTTCGGCATCGACGACGACGACCCGCGCGTGAATCGCTACGGCGGCGCCATCGCCGTCGGGCACCCCCTCGCCTCCTCCGGCGTCCGCCTCATGAACCAGCTCGCCCGCCAGTTCGAGGAGGACCCCTCGGTCCGCTATGGCATGACCACCATGTGCATCGGCCTCGGCATGGGCGCGACCGTCATCTGGGAGAACCCCCACCACGAGCACTACGGACAGGATGCAGCATGA
- a CDS encoding AraC family transcriptional regulator — translation MDPLTHFLDGPRAARAFALSVHMSAPWGIAVRDNAALTVLAVTKGQARVDGMLLEEGDVALVRGPEPYEVTDAAGSVPTLEIGPGQRCTTVEKHDVRDELRHGIRRWGNAKDGETSLLVGTYERPDQAGGIVARALPRLAIVRQEDADSTLVELLARELAHDDPAAQVVVDRLLDVLVVSTIRGWFDSPESSTGPTWLTCDDPIVTKALEQLHAAPEMPWTVGSLADHVNTSRASLAARFRSTVGEPPMSYLTRWRMTLAGDLLHAPGTRTISQIAHTVGYTNAYSFSTAFRRHLGLTPTEYRHHHPALSDGDGTR, via the coding sequence ATGGACCCGCTGACGCATTTCCTCGACGGGCCACGGGCCGCCAGGGCTTTCGCCCTCTCCGTGCATATGAGCGCACCCTGGGGGATCGCGGTCCGCGACAACGCCGCCTTGACTGTCCTCGCCGTGACGAAGGGACAGGCCCGTGTCGATGGAATGCTCCTCGAGGAGGGTGACGTTGCCCTTGTGCGCGGGCCAGAACCGTACGAGGTGACCGATGCGGCCGGTAGCGTCCCGACGCTTGAAATCGGTCCCGGACAGCGATGCACCACCGTCGAGAAACACGACGTTCGGGACGAATTGCGCCACGGTATCCGGCGGTGGGGTAACGCCAAGGACGGCGAGACGTCCCTCCTCGTGGGAACGTACGAGCGCCCGGATCAGGCCGGCGGGATTGTTGCCCGTGCCCTGCCTCGACTCGCCATCGTCCGCCAGGAGGACGCTGATTCAACCCTTGTTGAGCTCCTGGCCCGCGAACTCGCCCACGATGATCCTGCCGCCCAAGTCGTCGTCGACCGCCTCCTGGACGTCCTCGTTGTCAGCACGATCCGCGGCTGGTTCGACAGCCCTGAGTCATCTACGGGGCCGACGTGGTTGACATGTGATGACCCCATCGTCACAAAGGCGCTGGAGCAATTGCACGCAGCACCTGAGATGCCCTGGACCGTTGGAAGCCTCGCTGACCATGTCAACACATCCAGGGCGTCCCTAGCCGCTCGCTTCCGGTCAACCGTTGGCGAGCCCCCGATGAGCTACCTCACCCGCTGGCGGATGACCCTCGCCGGGGACCTTCTGCACGCACCAGGCACCAGAACCATCTCGCAGATCGCCCACACCGTCGGCTACACCAACGCCTACTCCTTCAGCACCGCCTTCAGACGTCACCTAGGACTCACACCCACCGAGTACCGCCACCATCATCCCGCCCTGTCCGACGGGGACGGAACTCGCTAG
- a CDS encoding anthrone oxygenase family protein, which produces MIQIAAVVGAGLVGGVYTAFSVMVMPALRRRDDQTATTTMIAINQAAERGPFIVIFGAAAVAALGMAVSALPRGAGGDLAIAGASLASTVITLAVNVPLNRRLEREGTTFWPTYHRRWTAANTIRAIAAITAVGLGSAIR; this is translated from the coding sequence GTGATCCAGATTGCTGCGGTCGTCGGAGCCGGTCTCGTCGGTGGCGTGTATACGGCGTTCTCGGTGATGGTGATGCCAGCGCTACGACGCCGTGATGACCAGACCGCGACCACCACGATGATCGCCATCAACCAAGCCGCCGAACGGGGGCCTTTCATCGTGATCTTCGGCGCCGCCGCTGTCGCGGCGCTGGGGATGGCGGTGAGCGCTCTACCTCGCGGCGCCGGAGGGGATCTCGCAATCGCTGGGGCATCCCTCGCCAGCACTGTCATCACCCTGGCAGTGAACGTTCCCCTCAATCGTCGGCTGGAGAGGGAAGGCACGACATTCTGGCCGACCTATCATCGTCGCTGGACAGCAGCGAACACGATCCGTGCCATCGCGGCCATCACCGCAGTGGGCCTTGGAAGTGCCATCCGGTGA